Proteins from a genomic interval of Cupriavidus sp. WKF15:
- the uvrA gene encoding excinuclease ABC subunit UvrA: MSSKQLIRIRGARQHNLKDVDLDLRPGEMTVVTGPSGSGKSSLVFDTLYAEGQRRYVETFSAYARQFLDRMDRPQVERVDGVPPAIAIDQTNPVRSSRSTVGTMTELNDHLKLLYARAAELFDRQTAQLVRHDSPETIYAELLARTAAGQPHHDARLVVTFPVELPESTTEEEVQQWLSVSGYTRVQAQRVVESSTGTRKVLDVVADRFRIGSVEKARAVEAIEASLRRGGGRVNVYVLADEADGPVWRFSTGLHSPDSDLRYADPQPALFSFNSAYGACETCRGFGRVIGVDLGLVIPDVRKTLRQGAIKPMQTPAWKECQDDLMRYAVKADIPRDTPWSELTEAQRHWVVHGSPDWNGQWNKQWYGVMRFFSYLESKAYKMHIRVLLSKYRSYTPCETCGGARLKTESLLWRLGSKDNANAVLAPQQRFLPRGVDWDRTQLEALPGLTVHDLMLMPIARIRRFFDDLTLPSSMLDDALKLLLAEVRTRLRYLCDVGLGYLTLDRQSRTLSGGEVQRINLTTALGTSLVNTLFVLDEPSIGLHPRDLNRIVEAMHRLRDAGNTLVVVEHDPSVMLAADRLIDMGPGPGERGGTIIFDGTPKDIRGAGTLTGDYLGGRRRVADASHWQRRPVDATVPRIVLEGATEHNLQDVTVEIPLQRLVCVTGVSGSGKSTLLQDVLHPAMARHFGKATEAPGTHRALRGADLVDDVVFVDQSPIGKTARSNPASYVGAFDEIRKIFAKAPMAVQRSYTAGTFSFNSGDGRCPTCGGSGFEHVEMQFLSDVYLRCPDCDGSRYRPEVLEVKIERALPGQPPRALSVADVLELTVSEAASYFAGDAAVLRVLQPIVDVGLEYVKLGQPVPTLSGGEAQRLKLAGFLAEAAQAAQPKGRVIRPDTSPKRLFMFDEPTTGLHFDDIAKLMRAFGKLLDGGHSLVVIEHNLDVVRAADWLIDLGPEGGDAGGRVVCTGTPEDVKRCAESHTGQALIHYDAALGEAGTLAAERAESDGVPLQAALQARRARRAIEGEDVVRIVNAHEHNLKSLNVDIPHGKFNVVTGVSGSGKSTLAFDILFHEGQRRYLESLNAYARSIVQPAGRPEVDAVYGIPPTVAIEQRLSRGGRKSTVATTSEVWHFLRLLYVKLGIQHCVHDGAPVTSQSPDSIAAQLLRDHRGEHVGLLAPLVVNRKGVYTDLAKWAKARGNTHLRVDGEFLPVDPWPRLDRFREHTIELPVGDLVVSPENEGQLRALLAQALEAGKGVMHLLAPLDGLHDAMHNGDGTAHVGEVKVFSTRRACPVCGTSYPELDPRMFSYNSKHGWCSTCVGTGLTLTREQRAVFDDTVLAGDDRGREQSLPSEEQEPEGVGDTPCPDCHGTRLNPVARAVTFDDNAIVDVAQWTVSDTRRWVDGLRLTGRDADIARDVISEIGSRLQFLEEVGLGYLSLDRAAPSLSGGEAQRIRLAAQLGSNLQGVCYVLDEPTIGLHPRDNQILLDALRKLGDKGNTLVVVEHDEDTIRRADHIIDIGPGAGKRGGTLVAQGGVADLAAAADSTTGQFLARPIVHPLQARRTVSPGAAGKPADPPEWLTVHGAALHNLRDVTARIPLSRLVAITGVSGSGKSTLARDVLMTNLLDAVGRSVLSSPATRRARNAARQEASARGARAEKKTLKVEHDWYGCESITGWESIDRVLEVDQTPIGKTPRSCPATYIGVWDTIRRLFADTLEARARGYTASRFSFNTGDGRCPACEGQGVRTIGMSFLPDVKVPCDVCHGQRFNPETLAVTWRGKNIGEVLTMEIDEAVEFFSAMSNIAHPLQLMKDVGLGYLTLGQPSPTLSGGEAQRIKLVTELSKVRDDITRRGQKAPHTLYVLDEPTVGLHMADVARLIRVLHRLTDGGHSVVVIEHDLDVIAEADWIIDLGPEGGAGGGTIVGATDPESLSRMPASHTGAALVPVLGRTEEPVRASVG; the protein is encoded by the coding sequence GTGTCGAGCAAGCAGCTGATCCGTATTCGGGGCGCCCGCCAGCACAACCTCAAGGATGTCGACCTCGATCTCCGCCCCGGCGAGATGACGGTGGTGACGGGGCCGTCCGGTTCGGGCAAGTCCAGCCTGGTGTTCGACACGCTCTATGCCGAGGGCCAGCGGCGCTACGTGGAAACGTTCAGCGCCTATGCGCGCCAGTTCCTCGACCGGATGGATCGGCCGCAGGTGGAGCGCGTGGATGGCGTACCGCCGGCCATTGCGATTGACCAGACCAACCCGGTGCGCAGCTCGCGCTCGACGGTCGGCACCATGACCGAGTTGAACGACCACCTGAAGCTGCTCTATGCGCGCGCGGCGGAACTGTTCGACCGGCAGACCGCGCAGCTCGTGCGGCACGACTCGCCTGAAACGATTTACGCGGAATTGCTCGCGCGCACGGCTGCAGGCCAACCCCATCACGATGCGCGGCTGGTGGTGACGTTCCCGGTCGAGCTGCCCGAATCGACCACTGAAGAGGAAGTCCAGCAATGGCTGTCGGTCAGCGGCTATACCCGCGTGCAGGCGCAACGCGTGGTCGAGTCGTCGACCGGGACGCGCAAGGTGCTGGACGTCGTAGCGGATCGCTTTCGCATCGGATCGGTCGAGAAGGCCCGCGCGGTGGAGGCGATCGAAGCCTCATTGCGGCGCGGCGGCGGCCGCGTCAACGTCTATGTCCTGGCCGATGAAGCCGATGGCCCGGTCTGGCGCTTTTCCACGGGCCTGCACAGCCCCGACAGCGACCTGCGCTATGCCGATCCGCAGCCGGCGCTTTTCTCGTTCAACTCCGCCTATGGCGCCTGCGAGACCTGCCGCGGGTTTGGCCGCGTGATCGGCGTGGATCTCGGGCTGGTCATTCCGGACGTGCGCAAGACCCTGCGCCAGGGCGCCATCAAGCCAATGCAGACGCCGGCGTGGAAGGAATGCCAGGACGACCTGATGCGCTATGCGGTCAAGGCCGACATTCCGCGCGATACGCCGTGGTCGGAGCTGACCGAGGCCCAGCGCCACTGGGTCGTGCACGGCTCGCCCGACTGGAACGGGCAGTGGAACAAGCAGTGGTACGGCGTGATGCGCTTCTTCAGCTACCTGGAGTCCAAGGCGTACAAGATGCATATCCGCGTGCTGCTGTCCAAGTACCGCAGCTACACGCCGTGCGAAACCTGCGGCGGCGCCCGCCTGAAGACCGAGTCGCTGTTGTGGCGCCTGGGTTCGAAGGACAATGCCAACGCCGTACTTGCGCCGCAGCAGCGCTTCCTGCCGCGCGGCGTGGACTGGGACCGTACCCAGCTTGAAGCCTTGCCCGGCCTGACCGTGCATGACCTGATGCTGATGCCGATCGCACGCATCCGCCGCTTCTTCGATGACCTGACGCTGCCCAGCAGCATGCTCGACGATGCGCTCAAGCTGCTGCTCGCGGAAGTCCGCACGCGGCTCAGGTACCTGTGCGACGTGGGCCTCGGCTACCTGACGCTGGACCGCCAGAGCCGCACGCTGTCGGGCGGCGAGGTGCAGCGCATCAACCTCACCACGGCGCTCGGCACGTCGCTGGTCAACACGCTGTTCGTGCTCGACGAGCCGAGCATCGGCCTGCACCCGCGCGACCTCAACCGCATTGTCGAGGCCATGCACCGCCTGCGCGATGCCGGCAACACGCTGGTGGTGGTCGAACACGATCCGTCCGTGATGCTGGCCGCCGACCGCCTGATCGACATGGGCCCCGGGCCGGGCGAGCGCGGCGGTACCATCATCTTCGACGGCACGCCCAAGGACATCCGCGGCGCAGGCACGCTGACCGGCGACTACCTGGGCGGCCGCCGGCGCGTGGCCGATGCCTCGCACTGGCAGCGCCGGCCGGTCGATGCCACCGTGCCGCGCATCGTGCTGGAAGGCGCGACCGAGCACAACCTGCAGGACGTGACGGTGGAAATCCCGCTGCAGCGCCTGGTGTGCGTGACGGGCGTATCCGGCTCTGGCAAGTCCACGCTGCTGCAGGACGTCCTGCACCCGGCCATGGCACGCCATTTCGGCAAGGCCACCGAAGCGCCCGGCACGCACCGCGCGCTGCGCGGCGCGGACCTCGTCGATGACGTGGTGTTCGTCGACCAGTCGCCGATCGGCAAGACCGCGCGTTCCAACCCGGCCAGCTACGTGGGGGCGTTCGACGAGATCCGCAAGATCTTCGCCAAGGCGCCCATGGCCGTGCAGCGCAGCTATACGGCGGGCACCTTCAGTTTCAACTCCGGCGACGGGCGCTGCCCCACCTGCGGCGGCTCGGGCTTCGAGCATGTCGAGATGCAGTTCCTCAGCGACGTCTACCTGCGCTGCCCGGACTGCGACGGCAGCCGCTACCGTCCCGAAGTGCTGGAGGTGAAGATCGAGCGCGCCTTGCCCGGACAGCCGCCGCGCGCGCTGAGCGTGGCCGACGTGCTCGAACTGACCGTGTCCGAGGCGGCGTCCTACTTCGCTGGCGATGCCGCCGTACTGCGCGTGCTGCAGCCCATCGTCGACGTCGGCCTGGAGTACGTGAAGCTCGGCCAGCCCGTGCCCACGCTGTCCGGCGGCGAGGCGCAGCGCCTCAAGCTGGCGGGCTTCCTGGCCGAAGCCGCGCAGGCGGCGCAGCCCAAGGGCCGGGTGATCCGGCCCGACACCTCGCCCAAGCGCCTGTTCATGTTCGACGAGCCCACCACGGGCCTGCACTTCGACGACATCGCCAAGCTCATGCGCGCGTTCGGCAAGCTGCTGGACGGCGGCCATTCGCTGGTGGTGATCGAGCACAACCTGGACGTGGTGCGTGCCGCCGACTGGCTGATCGACCTCGGCCCGGAAGGCGGCGATGCCGGCGGCCGCGTGGTCTGCACCGGCACGCCCGAGGACGTGAAGCGCTGCGCCGAATCGCATACCGGCCAGGCGCTGATCCACTATGACGCCGCGCTCGGTGAAGCGGGCACGCTGGCCGCGGAACGCGCCGAGAGCGATGGCGTGCCGCTGCAGGCCGCACTTCAGGCCCGGCGCGCGCGCCGCGCGATCGAGGGCGAGGACGTGGTGCGCATCGTCAACGCGCACGAACACAACCTGAAGTCGCTCAACGTTGACATCCCGCACGGCAAGTTCAACGTCGTGACCGGCGTATCCGGTTCGGGCAAGTCGACGCTCGCGTTCGACATCCTGTTCCACGAGGGGCAGCGCCGCTACCTGGAGTCGCTCAATGCCTATGCGCGTTCGATCGTGCAGCCCGCGGGCCGGCCGGAAGTCGATGCGGTCTACGGCATTCCGCCGACCGTCGCGATCGAGCAGCGCCTGTCGCGCGGCGGCCGCAAGAGCACGGTCGCGACCACGTCGGAAGTCTGGCACTTCCTGCGCCTGCTGTATGTGAAGCTCGGCATCCAGCACTGCGTGCATGACGGCGCGCCGGTGACTTCGCAAAGCCCCGACTCGATTGCCGCGCAACTCCTGCGCGACCATCGCGGCGAGCATGTCGGCTTGCTCGCGCCGCTGGTGGTTAACCGCAAGGGCGTCTATACCGATCTCGCCAAATGGGCCAAGGCGCGCGGCAACACGCACCTGCGCGTGGATGGCGAGTTCCTGCCGGTCGATCCGTGGCCGCGGCTTGACCGCTTCCGCGAGCACACCATCGAGCTGCCCGTGGGCGACCTGGTGGTCTCCCCGGAGAACGAAGGCCAGCTGCGCGCACTGCTGGCGCAGGCGCTCGAAGCCGGCAAGGGCGTGATGCACCTGCTGGCGCCGCTCGACGGCCTGCACGACGCCATGCACAACGGCGACGGCACCGCGCACGTGGGCGAGGTCAAGGTGTTTTCCACCAGGCGCGCCTGCCCGGTCTGCGGCACCAGCTATCCCGAGCTGGATCCGCGCATGTTCTCGTACAACAGCAAGCATGGCTGGTGCTCCACCTGCGTGGGGACGGGCCTGACGCTGACGCGCGAGCAGCGCGCGGTGTTCGATGACACCGTGCTGGCCGGCGACGACCGCGGCCGCGAACAGAGCCTGCCGTCCGAGGAGCAGGAGCCGGAAGGCGTGGGCGATACCCCGTGTCCGGACTGCCACGGCACGCGCCTGAACCCGGTCGCGCGCGCCGTGACGTTCGACGACAACGCGATTGTCGACGTGGCGCAGTGGACGGTCTCGGACACGCGTCGCTGGGTCGACGGCCTGCGCCTCACGGGCCGCGACGCCGACATCGCGCGCGACGTGATCAGCGAGATCGGCAGCCGCCTGCAGTTCCTGGAGGAAGTCGGCCTCGGCTACCTGAGCCTGGACCGTGCCGCGCCGAGCCTGTCGGGCGGCGAGGCGCAACGCATCCGCCTGGCCGCGCAGCTGGGCAGCAACCTGCAGGGCGTGTGCTATGTGCTGGATGAACCCACCATCGGCCTGCATCCGCGCGACAACCAGATCCTGCTCGATGCGTTGCGCAAGCTCGGCGACAAGGGCAATACGCTGGTGGTGGTGGAGCACGACGAAGACACCATTCGCCGCGCCGACCACATCATCGATATCGGCCCGGGCGCAGGCAAGCGCGGCGGCACGCTCGTGGCGCAGGGCGGCGTAGCGGACCTCGCCGCCGCGGCGGATTCCACCACAGGACAGTTCCTGGCACGGCCCATCGTCCATCCGCTGCAGGCGCGGCGCACAGTCAGTCCCGGTGCCGCCGGCAAGCCGGCCGATCCGCCCGAATGGCTCACCGTCCACGGGGCGGCGCTGCACAACCTGCGCGATGTCACGGCGCGCATTCCGCTGTCGCGCCTGGTCGCCATCACGGGCGTCAGCGGTTCGGGCAAGTCGACGCTCGCGCGCGATGTGCTGATGACCAACCTGCTCGATGCGGTGGGCCGCTCGGTGCTGTCGTCGCCGGCTACGCGCCGCGCGCGCAACGCCGCGCGGCAGGAGGCCAGCGCCAGGGGAGCCCGCGCGGAAAAGAAGACGCTGAAGGTCGAACACGACTGGTACGGCTGCGAATCGATCACGGGTTGGGAATCGATCGATCGCGTGCTGGAAGTCGACCAGACGCCCATCGGCAAGACACCGCGCTCGTGCCCGGCGACGTATATCGGCGTGTGGGACACCATTCGCCGCCTGTTCGCCGACACGCTCGAAGCGCGTGCGCGCGGCTACACCGCATCGCGCTTCTCGTTCAATACCGGCGACGGCCGCTGCCCGGCCTGCGAGGGGCAGGGCGTGCGCACCATCGGCATGAGCTTCCTGCCGGACGTGAAAGTGCCGTGCGATGTCTGCCACGGCCAGCGCTTCAACCCCGAGACCCTGGCCGTGACCTGGCGCGGCAAGAACATCGGCGAGGTGCTGACGATGGAGATCGACGAAGCGGTGGAGTTCTTCTCCGCGATGTCGAACATTGCCCATCCGCTGCAGCTCATGAAGGACGTGGGCCTGGGCTACCTGACGCTCGGCCAGCCCTCGCCCACGCTGTCGGGCGGCGAAGCACAGCGCATCAAGCTGGTCACGGAGCTGAGCAAGGTGCGCGATGACATCACGCGGCGCGGGCAGAAGGCGCCGCACACGCTGTACGTGCTGGACGAGCCGACCGTTGGGCTGCACATGGCCGACGTAGCCCGCCTGATCCGTGTGCTGCACCGGCTGACCGACGGCGGCCACAGCGTGGTGGTGATCGAGCATGACCTTGACGTGATTGCCGAGGCCGACTGGATCATCGACCTTGGCCCGGAAGGGGGGGCGGGTGGCGGCACCATTGTCGGCGCGACCGATCCGGAATCGCTGTCGCGCATGCCCGCCAGCCACACCGGCGCGGCGCTGGTGCCCGTGCTGGGCCGCACCGAGGAACCGGTACGCGCCAGCGTCGGCTGA
- the ribA gene encoding GTP cyclohydrolase II translates to MNDTEITLIDSARLPTRFGEFTAHAFKGVDSGTEHLALSVGDITGEDVLIRMHSECLTGDVFGSCRCDCGPQLELAMEKIAAEGRGILLYLRGHEGRGIGLAEKIRAYALQDTGLDTVDANLALGQAIDARNYAFAADLLHQWGVKSVRLMSNNPLKAAALEKAGIVVKEQLRHIVPSNAENEKYLATKRSRMGHLLD, encoded by the coding sequence ATGAACGACACAGAGATTACGCTGATTGATTCGGCGCGCCTGCCGACCCGATTCGGCGAATTTACGGCACACGCCTTCAAGGGCGTGGATTCGGGCACCGAGCACCTGGCCCTCAGCGTGGGAGACATCACGGGCGAAGATGTGCTGATCCGCATGCATTCGGAGTGCCTGACCGGTGATGTGTTCGGTTCCTGCCGGTGCGACTGCGGCCCGCAGCTGGAACTGGCGATGGAGAAGATCGCCGCCGAGGGACGCGGCATCCTGCTGTACCTGCGTGGCCACGAAGGCCGCGGCATCGGCCTGGCTGAAAAGATCCGCGCCTACGCGCTGCAGGACACCGGCCTTGATACGGTCGACGCCAACCTGGCACTCGGCCAGGCCATCGACGCGCGCAATTACGCGTTTGCCGCCGACCTGCTGCACCAGTGGGGGGTGAAGTCGGTGCGCCTGATGAGCAACAACCCGCTCAAGGCCGCGGCGCTCGAGAAAGCCGGCATCGTCGTGAAGGAGCAATTGCGGCATATCGTGCCGTCCAATGCCGAGAACGAAAAATACCTGGCGACCAAGCGGTCGCGGATGGGGCATTTGCTGGATTAG
- a CDS encoding Lrp/AsnC family transcriptional regulator, which translates to MAIVPKLDDVDRRILRELRRDGRLSNARLAEQVGLSATPCWNRVRALEESGVIEGYAALLNQKALGLPDTVLIEVTLERHDDDMLDRFGQALAKLPEVLEAHLLTGEYDYLIKVAVAGTEGYEEFLRHKLYKLPGLRHSRSTFVLRTLKREPSVAP; encoded by the coding sequence ATGGCAATCGTTCCCAAGCTCGATGACGTCGATCGCCGCATTCTGCGCGAGCTGCGGCGCGATGGCAGGTTGTCCAATGCCAGGCTCGCGGAGCAGGTGGGCCTGTCCGCCACGCCCTGCTGGAACCGCGTGCGCGCGCTGGAAGAAAGCGGCGTGATCGAGGGTTATGCCGCGCTGCTGAACCAGAAGGCGCTGGGGCTGCCGGATACGGTGCTGATCGAGGTCACGCTGGAACGCCACGACGACGACATGCTCGACCGCTTCGGCCAGGCGCTGGCCAAGTTGCCCGAAGTCCTGGAGGCCCATCTGCTGACCGGCGAGTATGACTATCTGATCAAGGTGGCTGTGGCGGGCACGGAAGGCTACGAGGAGTTCCTGCGGCACAAGCTGTACAAGCTGCCGGGCCTGCGCCATAGCCGTTCGACCTTCGTGCTCCGAACCTTGAAAAGAGAGCCTTCGGTCGCGCCATAG
- a CDS encoding AsnC family transcriptional regulator, protein MEWVLANARRTGLALQQMRFDASARHLVNATLTAADADLLHLFVRRLSNGMDVEILMADFRDDDLVDSGDGLPAPAAFEAALALHA, encoded by the coding sequence ATGGAATGGGTGCTGGCCAATGCGCGCCGCACCGGCCTGGCCCTGCAGCAGATGCGCTTTGATGCCTCGGCACGGCATCTGGTGAACGCCACACTGACCGCCGCCGATGCCGATCTGCTGCATCTGTTCGTCCGGCGCCTGAGCAATGGCATGGATGTGGAGATCCTGATGGCCGATTTCCGGGACGACGATCTCGTCGATTCCGGCGATGGCCTCCCTGCCCCGGCTGCCTTCGAAGCGGCCCTGGCGCTTCACGCCTGA
- a CDS encoding LysR family transcriptional regulator, producing the protein MIEVRHFRSLVAIAESGKLATAAERVHVSQSALSHQIKAVEAHYGLPLFDRTRQGLRFTPAGERLLALAREVLAAVSAADRDIERLKGDTRGELRVVLECHTCFDWLMPVMDEFRRRWPEVEVDLVAGFHADPIALLGEGRADMVIGSMPATRRGLDVAPLFRFEILAVLANEHRLRNKRRIEAADLDGETLITYPVPEARIDLIREVLEPAGIRLQRRTAELTVAVLQLVASRRGVAALPNWGVKNYVDHDYVLAKRIGAKGLWSELYATVPAAISQRPYVADFVSIVRDICAAQLDGIELLPPD; encoded by the coding sequence GTGATCGAGGTCAGGCATTTCCGCTCGTTGGTGGCCATCGCCGAGTCCGGCAAGCTGGCCACGGCTGCCGAACGCGTGCACGTGAGCCAGTCGGCGCTGTCCCACCAGATCAAGGCGGTCGAGGCGCACTACGGGCTGCCATTGTTCGATCGCACGCGCCAGGGGCTGCGCTTTACGCCGGCCGGCGAACGCCTGCTGGCGCTGGCGCGCGAGGTACTGGCCGCCGTGAGCGCGGCCGACCGCGATATCGAACGGCTCAAGGGCGACACGCGCGGCGAGTTGCGCGTGGTGCTGGAGTGCCACACCTGCTTTGACTGGCTGATGCCGGTGATGGACGAGTTCCGCCGGCGCTGGCCGGAAGTGGAGGTCGACCTGGTGGCGGGCTTTCACGCGGATCCGATCGCCTTGCTTGGCGAAGGCCGGGCCGACATGGTGATCGGCTCGATGCCGGCCACGCGGCGCGGGCTGGACGTCGCGCCGCTGTTCCGCTTCGAGATCCTGGCCGTACTGGCCAACGAGCACCGGCTACGCAACAAGCGGCGCATCGAAGCCGCGGATCTCGACGGGGAGACGCTGATCACCTACCCGGTGCCCGAGGCGCGCATCGACCTTATCCGCGAGGTGCTGGAACCTGCGGGAATCCGCCTGCAGCGGCGCACTGCCGAGCTGACCGTGGCCGTACTGCAACTGGTGGCCAGCCGCCGCGGCGTGGCGGCACTGCCGAACTGGGGTGTGAAGAACTACGTCGATCACGACTACGTACTGGCCAAGCGCATCGGCGCCAAGGGGCTGTGGAGCGAGTTGTACGCCACGGTCCCGGCGGCCATATCGCAGCGGCCTTATGTGGCGGACTTCGTGTCGATCGTCCGCGATATCTGCGCCGCCCAACTGGACGGCATCGAGCTGCTGCCGCCCGACTGA
- the metE gene encoding 5-methyltetrahydropteroyltriglutamate--homocysteine S-methyltransferase → MARTHILGFPRIGARRELKFAQESFWRDESTEADLRSVASALRSRHWQLQADSGLDTVATGDFAYYDQVLGLTTLLGALPRRFGFDPASLTLAQHFELARGNREQPAMEMTKWFDTNYHYLVPELDSGTRFDGGPDWFFEEIEEALALGLKARPVLIGPVTYLWLSKTHEAGFDKLSLLPQLVQAYQRILARLQARGIEWVQIDEPALSLDLDEGWLNAYDRAYAALAGSGVKLLLATYFNSAADHAARAAALPVQGFHIDLVRAPAQLDAWRRALPAEAVLSLGIIDGRNIWRTDLRRVLDTLRPLHAELGERLWLAPSCSLLHVPVSLQHELRLDAELKSWLAFATEKLGELRVLATALNQGEDTVATQLAASDAVQASRRQSRRVVNPRVQQRLAAVTPDMAERASPFDARIERQRQALQLPLLPTTTIGSFPQTAAIRQTRAAYKRGDIGALEYLQRIRGDIELAVRKQEALGLDVLVHGEAERNDMVEYFGEQLCGYAFTENGWVQSYGSRCVKPPVIYGDVYRPEPMTVDTARYAQSLTERPMKGMLTGPVTMLQWSFVRDDQPRADTARQLALAIRDEVCDLEQAGIRVIQIDEPALREGLPLRRADWDAYLAWAVTAFRLSAAGVADQTQIHTHMCYAEFNDILPSIAAMDADVITIETSRSAMELLEGFGDFDYPNEIGPGVYDIHSPRVPSVDAMEKLLDRACEVVPPQRLWVNPDCGLKTRGWEETEAALANMVSAARKLRGRLAGQDVRAWQRVSRQQAMPAAHRHGADCFCNARAA, encoded by the coding sequence ATGGCACGCACACACATCCTCGGCTTTCCGCGCATCGGCGCGCGCCGTGAACTGAAATTCGCGCAGGAGTCCTTCTGGCGCGACGAAAGCACGGAAGCGGACCTGCGCAGCGTGGCGTCCGCCCTGCGCAGCCGCCACTGGCAACTGCAGGCGGACAGCGGCCTGGACACGGTCGCCACCGGTGATTTCGCGTACTACGACCAGGTGCTGGGTCTCACGACGCTGCTCGGCGCGCTGCCGCGCCGTTTCGGCTTCGACCCGGCCAGCCTGACGCTGGCCCAGCATTTCGAACTGGCGCGCGGCAACCGCGAGCAGCCGGCCATGGAAATGACCAAGTGGTTCGATACGAACTACCACTACCTGGTACCGGAGCTGGACTCGGGCACCCGCTTCGACGGCGGCCCCGACTGGTTCTTCGAGGAGATCGAGGAAGCGCTGGCACTTGGCCTGAAGGCGCGCCCGGTGCTGATCGGACCGGTCACCTACCTGTGGCTGTCCAAGACCCATGAAGCCGGATTCGACAAGCTGTCGCTGTTGCCGCAACTGGTTCAGGCCTACCAGCGCATCCTCGCGCGCCTGCAGGCCCGTGGCATCGAATGGGTGCAGATCGACGAGCCGGCGCTGAGCCTGGACCTCGACGAGGGCTGGCTGAACGCCTACGACCGGGCCTACGCTGCACTGGCAGGATCCGGCGTGAAGCTGCTGCTTGCCACCTATTTCAACAGCGCAGCCGACCATGCCGCCCGTGCCGCCGCGCTGCCGGTGCAGGGCTTCCATATCGACCTGGTGCGTGCGCCCGCCCAGCTCGACGCCTGGCGCCGGGCGCTGCCGGCCGAGGCCGTGCTTTCCCTCGGCATCATCGACGGCCGCAATATCTGGCGTACCGACCTGCGCCGCGTGCTTGACACGCTGCGGCCGCTGCACGCCGAACTGGGCGAGCGTCTGTGGCTGGCGCCCTCGTGCTCGCTGTTGCACGTGCCCGTATCGCTCCAGCACGAGCTGCGCCTGGATGCCGAACTCAAGTCCTGGCTCGCGTTTGCCACGGAAAAGCTGGGCGAGCTGCGCGTGCTGGCCACGGCGCTGAACCAGGGAGAAGACACGGTCGCCACGCAGCTCGCTGCATCGGATGCCGTGCAGGCGTCGCGCCGCCAGTCGCGCCGCGTGGTCAACCCGCGTGTGCAGCAGCGCCTGGCCGCGGTCACGCCTGACATGGCCGAGCGCGCCAGCCCGTTCGACGCGCGCATCGAACGCCAGCGCCAGGCCCTGCAATTGCCGCTGCTGCCCACGACCACCATCGGCTCGTTCCCGCAGACCGCCGCCATCCGCCAGACGCGCGCCGCCTACAAGCGTGGCGACATCGGCGCGCTCGAGTACCTGCAGCGCATCCGCGGCGACATCGAGCTGGCCGTGCGCAAGCAGGAAGCGCTGGGCCTGGACGTGCTGGTCCACGGCGAAGCCGAGCGCAACGATATGGTCGAGTATTTCGGCGAGCAGCTGTGCGGCTACGCCTTCACGGAAAACGGCTGGGTGCAGAGCTACGGCTCGCGTTGCGTCAAGCCGCCCGTGATCTATGGCGACGTGTACCGCCCCGAGCCGATGACCGTGGATACCGCGCGCTATGCCCAGTCGCTGACCGAGCGCCCGATGAAGGGCATGCTGACCGGCCCGGTCACCATGCTGCAATGGTCCTTCGTGCGCGACGACCAGCCGCGCGCCGATACCGCGCGCCAGCTGGCACTGGCCATCCGCGACGAGGTCTGCGACCTGGAGCAGGCCGGCATCCGCGTGATCCAGATCGACGAGCCCGCGCTGCGCGAAGGCCTGCCGCTGCGCCGCGCCGACTGGGACGCCTACCTGGCGTGGGCGGTCACCGCGTTCCGGCTGTCGGCCGCGGGCGTAGCCGACCAGACCCAGATCCACACCCATATGTGCTATGCCGAGTTCAACGACATCCTGCCGTCGATCGCGGCCATGGACGCGGACGTGATCACGATCGAGACCTCGCGCTCGGCCATGGAGCTGCTGGAAGGCTTTGGCGACTTCGACTACCCGAACGAGATCGGACCGGGCGTCTATGACATCCACTCGCCGCGCGTGCCGTCGGTGGACGCCATGGAGAAACTGCTCGACCGCGCCTGCGAGGTGGTGCCGCCGCAGCGCCTGTGGGTCAATCCCGACTGCGGGTTGAAGACCCGCGGCTGGGAGGAGACCGAGGCCGCGCTGGCCAATATGGTGTCGGCGGCACGCAAGCTGCGCGGCCGCCTGGCCGGCCAGGACGTGCGCGCGTGGCAGCGCGTATCGCGCCAGCAAGCCATGCCGGCGGCACACCGTCACGGCGCGGACTGCTTCTGCAACGCGCGCGCTGCCTAA